From the Paramormyrops kingsleyae isolate MSU_618 chromosome 7, PKINGS_0.4, whole genome shotgun sequence genome, one window contains:
- the LOC140592057 gene encoding uncharacterized protein: protein MDQKPPQLSVADVKEEAQDVLISDVDGAGHSSPDKKAESTVCPVFNGEVKEETVFQDVTEEKVTGSVRPPNPESL, encoded by the exons ATGGACCAGAAACCTCCCCAGCTAAGTGTGGCAGATGTGAAGGAGGAAGCACAGGACGTCCTCATATCGGATGTGGATGGGGCCGGGCACAGCAGCCCTGACAAG AAAGCAGAGAGTACAGTGTGTCCCGTCTTTAATGGGGAGGTGAAAGAAGAAACAGTGTTTCAGGACGTGACTGAGGAGAAGGTGACTGGGAGTGTCAGACCTCCAAACCCAG
- the LOC111836245 gene encoding uncharacterized protein, producing the protein MDQKPPQLSVADVKEEAQDVLISDVDGAGHSSPDEAKWSAAGVGPSCLLHSQKAESTVCPVFNGEVKEETVFQDVTEEKLTGSVRPPIPDQALVSGRRMNKFPCPYCPILPYTSEIFVQRHIKKSHPEKFDPSVILNILCCSHCGKNFSHLGNLKKHQLIHIGEGPYQCSQCGRNFSHVGPLKEHERTHTGEKPYQCSQCEKSFSCLRYLKKHQWIHTGARPHQCSECEKSFSRLEALKIHQRNHTGERPYQCSECGKSFSHVANLKNHQRIHTGERPYLCSQCGKSFSQVGALKKHQSIHTGQRPYQCSQCGKTFGQLGNLKYHQRIHTGERPYQCSQCGKSFSHVGSLKNHQLIHTGERPYQCSQCGKSFTQAGVLKKHQRIHTGERPFKCSECGNSFSALEKLKEHQRIHTGERPYQCSYCKKNFSQVGTLKIHLRTHTGERPYQCSQCGKSFSDLGNLKKHQRIHTGERPYQCSQCGNSFRYLRALKVHEQTHTGEKLYPCSQCEKSFSALEKLKKHQRIHTGERPYQCSQCGKSFIHVGNLKDHQRIHTGERPYLCSQCGKSFIHLTHLKKHQRIHTGERPFKCSQCGNSFSVLGKLKEHQRIHTGERPYQCSHCKKNFSQLGTLKVHLRIHTGERPYQCSQCEKSFTNIGALKKHQRIHTG; encoded by the exons ATGGACCAGAAACCTCCCCAGCTAAGTGTGGCAGATGTGAAGGAGGAAGCGCAGGACGTCCTCATATCGGATGTGGACGGGGCCGGGCACAGCAGCCCTGACGAGGCGAAATGGAGCGCTGCTGGTGTGGGGCCCAGCTGCCTTCTGCACTCACAG AAAGCAGAGAGTACAGTGTGTCCCGTCTTTAATGGGGAGGTGAAAGAAGAAACAGTGTTTCAGGACGTGACTGAGGAGAAGCTGACTGGGAGTGTCAGACCTCCAATCCCAG ACCAAGCTCTCGTATCAGGGAGGAGAATGAACAAGTTCCCTTGTCCTTACTGTCCTATACTGCCTTATACGTCAGAGATTTTTGTCCAGAGACACATCAAGAAATCCCATCCCGAGAAGTTTGACCCCAGTGTGATACTGAATATTCTCTGCTGCTCTCATTGTGGGAAGAACTTCAGTCAtttaggaaacctaaagaaGCACCAGCTGATTCACATTGGGGAggggccctaccagtgctcccagtgtgggaggAACTTCAGTCATGTAGGACCTTTAAAGGAACATGAGCGGACTCACACTGGGGAAAAGCcgtaccagtgctcccagtgtgagaaGAGCTTCAGTTGTTTACGATACCTAAAGAAGCACCagtggattcacacaggggCAAGGCCACACCAATGCTCAGAGTGTGAGAAGAGCTTCAGTCGATTAGAAGCCTTAAAGATCCACCAGCGGAATCACActggggagaggccctaccagtgttCTGAGTGTGGGAAGAGTTTCAGTCATGTAGCAAACCTAAAGaatcaccagcggattcacacaggggagaggccatacctgtgctcccagtgtgggaagagcttcagtcaagTAGGAGCCTTAAAGAAGCACCAGTCAATTCACACAGGGCAGAgaccctaccagtgctcccagtgtgggaaaaCCTTCGGTCAGTTAGGAAACCTAAAGTaccaccagcggattcacacgggggagaggccctaccagtgctctcagtgtgggaagagcttcagtcatgTAGGAAGCCtaaagaatcaccagctgattcacacaggggagaggccctaccagtgctcccagtgtgggaagagcttcactCAAGCAGGAGTCCTAAAGaagcaccagcggattcacacggGGGAGAGGCCTTTCAAGTGCTCCGAGTGTGGGAACAGCTTCAGTGCTTTAGAAAAACTGAAGGAGCACCaacggattcacacaggggagaggccctaccagtgttCCTACTGTAAGAAGAATTTCAGTCAAGTAGGAACCTTAAAGATCCACCTGCGgactcacacaggggagaggccctaccagtgctcccagtgtgggaagagcttcagtgatttaggaaacctaaagaagcaccagcggattcacacaggagagaggccttaccagtgctcccagtgtgggaacaGCTTCAGGTATTTAAGAGCCCTGAAGGTGCATGAGCAGACTCATACTGGGGAGAAACTGTACCCCTGCTCCCAATGTGAGAAGAGCTTCAGTGCTTTAGAAAAACTGAAGAAGCatcagcggattcacacaggggagaggccctaccagtgctcccaatgtgggaagagcttcattCATGTAGGAAACCTGAAGGaccaccagcggattcacacaggggagaggccgtacctgtgctcccagtgtgggaagagcttcattcatttaacacacctgaaaAAGCACCAGCGAAtacacacaggggagaggccttTCAAGTGCTCTCAGTGTGGGAACAGCTTCAGTGTTTTAGGAAAACTAAAGGAGCACCAACGGATTCACAccggggagaggccctaccaatGTTCCCACTGTAAGAAGAACTTCAGCCAACTAGGAACCCTAAAGGTCCACctgcggattcacacaggggagaggccctaccagtgctcccagtgtgagaaGAGCTTCACTAACATTGGAGCCCTAAAGaagcaccagcggattcacacagggtag